Proteins encoded in a region of the Geoanaerobacter pelophilus genome:
- the rsgA gene encoding ribosome small subunit-dependent GTPase A, which produces MKREHNRTGKASATQSTSQDQACQGLITAHHGIEVEVLFTTGKRRMVRVKRSSGHVVGDDVEVTGEVLRRLPRRTELRRRDARGGIHLVAANLDVLGIVVALNSPSGFIDRAIVSARVAQLQPFVVVSKCDLDDTSALLANLQRIYVGSVPVFALSAKNQTGLAPLQAFLNEGHRGVFVGSSGVGKSSLLNALCPEIDLKVGTVSDYNGLGRHTTTVSTLHALSGGGELVDTPGFRDFGLVDITAEELSSHFPGFEEHGEMRCRFRNCRHRTEPSCAVIRLVELGQIPDDRYSMYLELLSEVEASR; this is translated from the coding sequence GTGAAAAGGGAACATAACAGGACCGGTAAGGCCTCAGCTACGCAAAGCACCTCTCAGGATCAGGCATGCCAGGGTTTAATAACAGCCCACCATGGCATTGAGGTCGAAGTTCTCTTCACAACGGGCAAACGCCGCATGGTAAGGGTTAAGCGGAGTTCCGGGCATGTGGTCGGCGATGATGTGGAGGTCACGGGTGAAGTCCTGAGGCGGTTGCCCCGTCGGACAGAACTGCGACGGCGCGATGCCCGGGGCGGCATCCACCTGGTTGCGGCAAACCTGGATGTGCTTGGAATAGTGGTCGCACTCAACTCGCCGTCCGGGTTCATAGACCGGGCCATTGTTTCGGCCCGGGTAGCTCAGTTGCAACCCTTCGTGGTGGTCAGCAAGTGCGATCTGGACGACACCTCCGCACTGCTTGCCAACCTTCAGCGGATCTATGTCGGTTCGGTTCCCGTTTTTGCCCTCAGCGCCAAGAACCAGACTGGGCTGGCGCCACTGCAAGCTTTTCTGAATGAGGGACACAGAGGGGTCTTTGTCGGATCGAGCGGCGTCGGTAAAAGTTCGCTGCTTAACGCCCTCTGCCCGGAGATTGACCTCAAGGTGGGTACGGTCAGTGATTACAATGGGCTGGGGCGACATACCACCACAGTCTCCACGTTGCATGCACTGTCCGGAGGTGGCGAACTGGTTGACACCCCCGGGTTCAGGGATTTCGGCTTGGTGGATATCACGGCAGAGGAACTGTCCAGCCACTTCCCAGGGTTCGAAGAACATGGGGAGATGCGCTGTCGTTTTCGCAACTGCCGACACCGGACCGAACCAAGTTGTGCTGTCATCAGACTGGTGGAACTGGGACAGATTCCGGACGACCGTTACTCCATGTACCTGGAACTGTTGAGTGAGGTCGAGGCTAGCCGGTGA
- a CDS encoding DoxX family protein has protein sequence MNSFMSKYSDHCYALMRIVVGFLFLWHGVQKLLGFPPGMPDNVPAFITYVAGPIELFGGTLIMIGLLTHWAAFITSGQMAVAYWIGHGTKALLPLQNNGELAALYCFVFLFIAAYGSGIWSVDGLLKRRKDHG, from the coding sequence ATGAATTCATTCATGAGCAAATACAGTGACCATTGTTACGCGCTGATGCGGATAGTTGTCGGGTTTCTCTTTCTTTGGCATGGCGTCCAGAAGCTGTTGGGCTTTCCGCCGGGTATGCCTGACAATGTCCCGGCATTCATTACCTATGTCGCCGGTCCGATCGAGCTGTTTGGCGGCACCTTAATCATGATCGGCCTGCTAACTCACTGGGCTGCGTTTATCACCAGCGGGCAGATGGCTGTTGCCTACTGGATTGGGCACGGAACCAAGGCGCTGCTGCCGCTTCAGAACAACGGCGAACTGGCGGCGCTTTACTGCTTCGTGTTCCTGTTCATTGCCGCCTACGGGAGTGGCATCTGGAGTGTTGATGGCTTGCTAAAACGACGAAAAGATCATGGTTAA